One Dromiciops gliroides isolate mDroGli1 chromosome 3, mDroGli1.pri, whole genome shotgun sequence DNA segment encodes these proteins:
- the TTYH1 gene encoding protein tweety homolog 1 isoform X2 — MAPPTQELAPPTPQISPQPWLRFLLLLLLLLLCLLCLLLQGHLLSSTAHPARSSSGGQEAMGGPPPGFRPSGWVHLLHQVPHTNFQLRPVASTFAPQEQDYQQALLLVAALAGLGLAVNLLVLGLYLLRSCCRCRRPKAGPPEVSGSPDGGGCVTWSCVAALLLGCAGIGLGFYGNSETSDGVSQLSFSLLHANHTLSSIDRLVSETVERLGSAVRSELTTLEEVMSPRTELVAAARGARRQAEAVAQQLGELAFWRGVPLSPIRVAESVSFVEEYRWLAYILLLLLDLLVCLFTLLGLAKQSKWLVIVMTVMSLLVLVLSWGSMGLEAAAAVGLSDFCSSPDPYVLNLTRAETGLNPEILHYYFLCNQVVSNPFQERLTLSQRSLASIYSQLQGLEREAVPQFPAAQKPLLALEEMLNVTEGNFHQLVALLHCRGLHKDYGAALRGLCEDSMEGLLFLLLFSLLSALALATALCSLPGAWAHFPPSDEYDDPEDDDPFNPQESKRFVQWQSSI; from the exons ATGGCCCCTCCCACCCAAGAGTTGGCACCTCCCACTCCCCAAATCTCCCCCCAACCGTGGCTCcgttttctcctcctcctcctcctcctcctcctctgccttctctgccttctcctccagggccatctcctcAGCTCCACAGCACATCCCGCCCGGAGCAGTTCTGGGGGCCAGGAGGCCATGGGGGGGCCACCCCCGGGCTTCCGGCCCTCAGGCTGGGTCCACTTGCTCCACCAGGTACCCCACACCAACTTTCAGCTCCGACCTGTGGCCAGCACCTTTGCCCCCCAGGAACAGGACTATCAGCAG gCCTTGCTGCTGGTAGCAGCTTTGGCTGGGCTGGGCCTGGCTGTGAACCTACTTGTTCTGGGACTCTACCTACTACGATCGTGCTGTCGTTGCCGCAGGCCCAAGGCTGGTCCCCCTGAGGTCTCAGGGTCTCCAGATGGAGGAGGCTGTGTCACCTGGAGCTGTGTGGCTGCCCTTCTCCTTGGCTG TGCTGGTATCGGGCTTGGTTTCTATGGCAACAGTGAGACCAGCGATGGGGTGTCCCAGCTCAGCTTCTCCCTCCTGCATGCCAACCATACGCTCAGCTCCATTGACCGGCTG GTTTCAGAGACAGTGGAACGACTGGGCTCAGCGGTTAGGTCTGAGCTGACAACTCTGGAGGAGGTGATGAGCCCACGGACAGAGCTGGTGGCAGCTGCCCGGGGTGCCCGGAGGCAGGCTGAGGCTGTGGCCCAGCAGCTGGGGGAGCTGGCTTTCTGGAGGGGTGTGCCCCTGAGCCCAATTCGGGTGGCTGAAAGTGTCTCCTTTGTGGAGGAGTACAG GTGGTTGGCCTacattcttctcctcctcctcgaTCTCCTTGTCTGCCTCTTTACACTCCTTGGGCTGGCTAAGCAAAGCAAATGGCTTGTGATCGT CATGACAGTCATGAGCCTGCTGGTTCTTGTGCTGAGCTGGGGATCCATGGGGCTAGAGGCAGCTGCTGCTGTG GGTCTCAGTGATTTTTGCTCCAGTCCTGACCCCTATGTCTTGAACCTGACTAGGGCAGAAACTGGCCTAAATCCAG AAATCCTCCACTATTACTTCCTTTGCAACCAGGTGGTTTCCAATCCCTTCCAAGAG AGGCTGACCTTGTCCCAGCGATCTCTGGCCAGCATCTACTCCCAGCTCCAAGGGCTGGAACGCGAGGCGGTTCCCCAGTTCCCAGCGGCCCAG AAGCCGCTGTTGGCCCTGGAAGAGATGCTGAACGTGACGGAGGGGAACTTCCACCAGCTGGTGGCGCTGCTGCACTGCCGGGGGCTGCACAAG GACTATGGGGCAGCATTGCGGGGCTTGTGTGAGGACTCCATGGAGGGtctcctcttcctgctcctcttCTCCCTGCTGTCTGCCCTGGCTCTGGCCACGGCTTTGTGCAGCCTGCCTGGCGCCTGGGCCCACTTCCCACCCAG TGACGAGTACGACGACCCAGAAGATGACGATCCCTTCAACCCTCAG GAATCAAAACGCTTTGTCCAGTGGCAGTCGTCCATCTGA
- the TTYH1 gene encoding protein tweety homolog 1 isoform X1 → MAPPTQELAPPTPQISPQPWLRFLLLLLLLLLCLLCLLLQGHLLSSTAHPARSSSGGQEAMGGPPPGFRPSGWVHLLHQVPHTNFQLRPVASTFAPQEQDYQQALLLVAALAGLGLAVNLLVLGLYLLRSCCRCRRPKAGPPEVSGSPDGGGCVTWSCVAALLLGCAGIGLGFYGNSETSDGVSQLSFSLLHANHTLSSIDRLVSETVERLGSAVRSELTTLEEVMSPRTELVAAARGARRQAEAVAQQLGELAFWRGVPLSPIRVAESVSFVEEYRWLAYILLLLLDLLVCLFTLLGLAKQSKWLVIVMTVMSLLVLVLSWGSMGLEAAAAVGLSDFCSSPDPYVLNLTRAETGLNPEILHYYFLCNQVVSNPFQERLTLSQRSLASIYSQLQGLEREAVPQFPAAQKPLLALEEMLNVTEGNFHQLVALLHCRGLHKDYGAALRGLCEDSMEGLLFLLLFSLLSALALATALCSLPGAWAHFPPRNQNALSSGSRPSETPSLGWVCYPHLWNRPSAREVSPSLPGFF, encoded by the exons ATGGCCCCTCCCACCCAAGAGTTGGCACCTCCCACTCCCCAAATCTCCCCCCAACCGTGGCTCcgttttctcctcctcctcctcctcctcctcctctgccttctctgccttctcctccagggccatctcctcAGCTCCACAGCACATCCCGCCCGGAGCAGTTCTGGGGGCCAGGAGGCCATGGGGGGGCCACCCCCGGGCTTCCGGCCCTCAGGCTGGGTCCACTTGCTCCACCAGGTACCCCACACCAACTTTCAGCTCCGACCTGTGGCCAGCACCTTTGCCCCCCAGGAACAGGACTATCAGCAG gCCTTGCTGCTGGTAGCAGCTTTGGCTGGGCTGGGCCTGGCTGTGAACCTACTTGTTCTGGGACTCTACCTACTACGATCGTGCTGTCGTTGCCGCAGGCCCAAGGCTGGTCCCCCTGAGGTCTCAGGGTCTCCAGATGGAGGAGGCTGTGTCACCTGGAGCTGTGTGGCTGCCCTTCTCCTTGGCTG TGCTGGTATCGGGCTTGGTTTCTATGGCAACAGTGAGACCAGCGATGGGGTGTCCCAGCTCAGCTTCTCCCTCCTGCATGCCAACCATACGCTCAGCTCCATTGACCGGCTG GTTTCAGAGACAGTGGAACGACTGGGCTCAGCGGTTAGGTCTGAGCTGACAACTCTGGAGGAGGTGATGAGCCCACGGACAGAGCTGGTGGCAGCTGCCCGGGGTGCCCGGAGGCAGGCTGAGGCTGTGGCCCAGCAGCTGGGGGAGCTGGCTTTCTGGAGGGGTGTGCCCCTGAGCCCAATTCGGGTGGCTGAAAGTGTCTCCTTTGTGGAGGAGTACAG GTGGTTGGCCTacattcttctcctcctcctcgaTCTCCTTGTCTGCCTCTTTACACTCCTTGGGCTGGCTAAGCAAAGCAAATGGCTTGTGATCGT CATGACAGTCATGAGCCTGCTGGTTCTTGTGCTGAGCTGGGGATCCATGGGGCTAGAGGCAGCTGCTGCTGTG GGTCTCAGTGATTTTTGCTCCAGTCCTGACCCCTATGTCTTGAACCTGACTAGGGCAGAAACTGGCCTAAATCCAG AAATCCTCCACTATTACTTCCTTTGCAACCAGGTGGTTTCCAATCCCTTCCAAGAG AGGCTGACCTTGTCCCAGCGATCTCTGGCCAGCATCTACTCCCAGCTCCAAGGGCTGGAACGCGAGGCGGTTCCCCAGTTCCCAGCGGCCCAG AAGCCGCTGTTGGCCCTGGAAGAGATGCTGAACGTGACGGAGGGGAACTTCCACCAGCTGGTGGCGCTGCTGCACTGCCGGGGGCTGCACAAG GACTATGGGGCAGCATTGCGGGGCTTGTGTGAGGACTCCATGGAGGGtctcctcttcctgctcctcttCTCCCTGCTGTCTGCCCTGGCTCTGGCCACGGCTTTGTGCAGCCTGCCTGGCGCCTGGGCCCACTTCCCACCCAG GAATCAAAACGCTTTGTCCAGTGGCAGTCGTCCATCTGAGACTCCCTCCTTGGGCTGGGTCTGCTACCCCCACCTCTG GAACCGCCCATCCGCCAGAGAAGTTTCCCCTTCCCTACCAGGATTCTTCTAG